The sequence TCCCGGGCCCGTGACAAACCCTCTTTTCCAGCTGAAACCATCACGGCTTTCTCCATGCAGGTGGAACAGGCGCTGGCAGACCGGAAAGCCAGTGTGGCTGTTGTCGCGCGTGTGGGTAGAAATCGCCGGGATCTGCCGGCAGGGACACAGTTCACGCATCTGGCTTACTGGGTTTACCAGGATATCCGGCTGGAAGACGGTCGCATAGTCCAGGGCTATATTGCCCACAACCTGTACCAGAAGGACGACCAGCCGGACCGCAGCCATCTGGTCAACGACCGTCCCGCTGAATTCTTTGCCCTGGCAAAGGAGCTGGAAGCAGGAATCATTATCCCCACGCCTGAATTCCAGGCAAAGCTTCTCAAAGCCATCGACAGTCCCGCGTTCAGGGATTTTCACAATCCGCACTATTCCGTTCTGGCCAGCCCTTACAACACGGCCTACCAGAACTGCACCGAACATACCCTGGATGTTCTGGTCTCGGCCCTTCACAACACCACTGACATGCAGCAGATCAAGGATATCGAGGCCCGGGATTTCAGGGCGCAGACGATACACCTTGGTCCGCTGGAAAGCCTTTTTGGTCCTGTTTTTGTTCCTGATGTGGCCACATCCGATCACGACGGCGAAATCCGCACCGCCACGTTTGAGACTTTTTCCGGCTTCATGCAGGAGAATGGCCTGGCTTCGGAAATCCGGACCATCACATACGGAAACAGATAAGAATTCCCTGTATTTCCGGGCACAGGAAGAGTATCAGATACAGGATAACAACTCTGTATCCGGTGCGGCAAAATATGAGATCCCTTCCCCTGAACATCGGCACCCTGCACTTTGTGGGCATTGGCGGCATCGGCATGAGCGGCATCGCCGAGGTGCTGCACAATCTGGGCTATGCCATCCAGGGCAGTGACATGGCTGAAAACGCCAACGTCAAACGCCTGCGCAGCCTGAACATCCCCGTGTTCGTCGGACACAGTGCCGACAATCTGGGCGATGCGGCGGTCGTTGTGATCTCCTCGGCCGTGAAGGCAGACAACCCGGAGGTTGCAGCCGCCCGCGTGCGCATGGTCCCTGTGGTCCGGCGGGCCGAGATGCTGGGCGAGCTGATGCGCCTGAAATGGTCCATCGCCATCGCCGGCACCCACGGCAAGACGACCACCACGTCCATGATCGGCGCCATGCTGGAAAAGGGCGGCATGGACCCCACCGTCATCAACGGCGGCATCATCAATGCCTACAACACCAACACCCGCCTCGGAAAAGGTGAATGGATGGTGGTGGAATCCGACGAAAGCGACGGCAGCTTCCTGCGGCTGCCAGCCACTATCGCCGTGGTCACCAATATCGATCCTGAACATATGGAACACTACGGCACCTTCGACAACGTCCGCCTGGCCTACGACACCTTTGTCCAGAACCTGCCGTTCTATGGCTTTGCGGCCCTGTGCATCGACCATCCGGAAGTCCAGGCGATGATCCCGCGCATCGACCGGCGCATCGTCACCTACGGATTCAGCCCCCAGGCCGATGTGCGGGCCGTGGACGTGCAGACCGGCCCCCACGGTGCACAGTTCAATGTGCTGCTCAGTGCCCGGATCGCCGGCGCGGACACGATGGTCCCCGGCTTTGTACTGCCCATGTATGGCCTGCACAACGTCCAGAACGCGCTCGCGGCCATCGCCGTGGCGTTCGAGATGGATATCGACGAGGATACGATGCGCGAGGCGCTGGCCGGATTCTCGGGGGTCAAGCGGCGCTTTACCCGCACCGGAACCTCAAACGGCATTACGGTTATCGACGACTACGGCCACCATCCCGTCGAGATTGCCGCCGTGCTCAAGGCCGCGCGGACAGCCCATTCCGCCAGAACCATCGCCGTGGTCCAGCCCCACCGCTACACCCGCCTGCACAGCCTGTTCGAGGAATTCTGCGGCTGTTTCAACGAGGCCGACGTGGTGATTGTGGCCGACGTATACGCGGCAGGAGAAGCCCCCATCCAGGGCGTGACCCGCGACGCACTGGTCGAGGGCCTGCGCCGGCGCGGCCATCGCCACGTGCTGCCCCTGGCGGCACCCGAGCAGCTGCCCCAGATGGTATCCCGCCTCGCCCGCCCGGGGGACTTTGTGGTGTGCCTGGGCGCTGGCTCCATCACTCACTGGGCCAATGCCCTGCCAGCCGATCTGGATCGCCTTCTGGGCACAGGCAAGGCCCGCACCCTGGTCTGATCTGATGCCCCATCTTTCGGAACGCCTGCCCCCGGTCCGGGGCCGCCTGACACCCGACGCTCCCCTCGCACCGCACACCTGGTTCCGGGTAGGCGGGCCGGCCGAAGTCCTGTTCCGGCCCGAAGACGTCCAGGACCTGGCGGATTTCCTGCGCGCCTGTCCGGCCGATGTTCCCG is a genomic window of Pseudomonadota bacterium containing:
- a CDS encoding DUF2145 domain-containing protein — protein: MLSRRLWPAAALGLALCAGFFGMRHAGLSRARDKPSFPAETITAFSMQVEQALADRKASVAVVARVGRNRRDLPAGTQFTHLAYWVYQDIRLEDGRIVQGYIAHNLYQKDDQPDRSHLVNDRPAEFFALAKELEAGIIIPTPEFQAKLLKAIDSPAFRDFHNPHYSVLASPYNTAYQNCTEHTLDVLVSALHNTTDMQQIKDIEARDFRAQTIHLGPLESLFGPVFVPDVATSDHDGEIRTATFETFSGFMQENGLASEIRTITYGNR
- the murC gene encoding UDP-N-acetylmuramate--L-alanine ligase; translation: MRSLPLNIGTLHFVGIGGIGMSGIAEVLHNLGYAIQGSDMAENANVKRLRSLNIPVFVGHSADNLGDAAVVVISSAVKADNPEVAAARVRMVPVVRRAEMLGELMRLKWSIAIAGTHGKTTTTSMIGAMLEKGGMDPTVINGGIINAYNTNTRLGKGEWMVVESDESDGSFLRLPATIAVVTNIDPEHMEHYGTFDNVRLAYDTFVQNLPFYGFAALCIDHPEVQAMIPRIDRRIVTYGFSPQADVRAVDVQTGPHGAQFNVLLSARIAGADTMVPGFVLPMYGLHNVQNALAAIAVAFEMDIDEDTMREALAGFSGVKRRFTRTGTSNGITVIDDYGHHPVEIAAVLKAARTAHSARTIAVVQPHRYTRLHSLFEEFCGCFNEADVVIVADVYAAGEAPIQGVTRDALVEGLRRRGHRHVLPLAAPEQLPQMVSRLARPGDFVVCLGAGSITHWANALPADLDRLLGTGKARTLV